TCAAAAACGCTACCGGATTGGCCCCTATGGCGCTGCCTACTGCCCGGCTGGCATTTGGCAATTGTATTTTTTGCGAAACATCGCCATAGCTGCATAAGCCACCCATAGGTATTTTTAACAAGGCATCCCACACCTTTAATTGAAAACTACTGCCCTTTAAATGCAATTTTATTGCCGGCAATTGCGACCAGTCTTTTTTAAATATATGCAAAACATCCTGTTGCATCATATCAACTACCTGTGTATATGTTGCGTTGGAAAAATGCTGTTTAAGCTGATCTAAAGCGTCGGCATGGTCATCGGCAAAAGCCATGTAGCAAATGCCTTTAGGAGTTGATGCCACTATGATATTACCAAACGGACTTTCGGCAAAGCTGTAGTTAATGCTCAGCTCCCTGCCACCATTTTTGTATTCGGCTGGGGTCATGCCTTCAATGTTGATGAACAGATCGTGTAGCCGCCCGGTACCCGACAGGCCCGTTTCATATGCCGTATCAAACAATGTGGCCTGCTTATCTTTCAAAATACCTTTGGCATATTCCAGGCTTAAGTATTGCAAAAACTTTTTAGGGCTGATGCCCACCCAATCTGTAAACAAACGCTGAAAATGAAAGGGGCTCAGGTTAACCTTTTCGGCAACTTCATCTAAATTTGGCTGGGTTTTAAAGTTGAGTTTTATATAGTTTATTGCCTCGGAGATACGATGGTAATTGATATTTTCCTGTGTGTTCATAATTTTATTTGTTATTTATAAACAAATGTAGGCCGATAGCGGATGTGGTAAAACCCGAAACTTGCTAAAGTCTGGAATCAGAATTTACAGAATTTTAAAATGAACAGAATGTATGCATCGAATATTCTGCAAATTCTTTAATCCTGTAAATTCTGATTCAGATTCCTCCTCGTCGCAAATAACCCCAAACTCAATATCAAACTTGTACCCAATACTACAATAAACAACAGCCCCGTACCAACCTGTGGTATCTTCAAATTATCGGGCAGGTTATAATATAGCAGTACGCTGATTAGCCCCCGGGGTACTATTACTAACTCGGGCATCAGGTCGGTTTTGGATACGAATTTGATGTATAAAAAGCGGACCAGGTAAATGGATACCAGTATGGCACCGCCGGTTGCCAGCAAGGTAATATCCTGCAATTCATAAATATCCATGGTATAACCAAATACTATGAAAAAGAACGTGCGCATCAAGAAAGCGCTCTCGGCAGATAGCTGGAAAAGCTGTTTGATATCGTGCTGAAAGGTTGGATAGATAAACAGTTTCCTGAACCACGGAAAACTGATTTGGTTGGCATTATTCAGGAACAGGCCCAGTGCCAGTACAATTATCAATGCCGATAAATGAAACGATTGCCCTACCGAATAAACCAATATAAGCAAGGCAATAATAAGGAACGATTTGATGTGATGCGTTAACCGGCCAATAAGGTAAAGCAACAGCAGGCAGGATATGATGGCTGCTATAATAATGCCTGTAAGTTCGGCGCCAAGTTTTATAAACGATACCACATCAATTTGCTGGTTGCGTACTATAAAGTTGAACAGCACAACGGTAAGGATATCCGAAAAAGAAGACTCATAAATAATAAACTCCTTTTTGTTTTTACCAAGGTTAGATGCCGATGGAATAGCCACTGCCGAACTGACCACGCAATAAGGTATGGCATTTACAAAGCACAGGTAAAAGCTTTGCCCCGTTAAATACCTGATGATAAATGTAATGGCAAATGCGCTAACCAATAAAATGGTAAATGCCGAAAAGAACGCTTTTTTGATGATGGCATTTTTATCGCTATTGTACCGCAGTTCCAGCGCTCCCTCAAATACTATAAGGATAAGGCCCAACGTGCCAAGCGTAGGCAGAATCACCTTAAAATTGATCATTTTTACCCCAAAATAATCAACAGTAAAATGTATCGCGATGCCAAGCATCAGCAATAAAATAACCGAAGGGATTTTGGTTTTACCGGCTATCAAATCGAACAGGTACGAGAAAATGACCAGTCCGCTTAAAATAATCAGGGTTGTATATGTAGTCAAATTACCAATTGTTTAACAGTGCGAGTACATAAATCAGCCTTAACATTTCAAACTTAAGCATTGTTTCGCATTATTTTTTGTCGCGTACGGCGCATCCCTTGTTTGAAAGCCGATATCTTTTATATTTACTTCTTTAACAATAACAGCCTATGGATCCGGCGCAATTTTACAGTTTTAAGGTGTGGCTAACTATGGTGATCATAGCACCCGTGCTACAAATCCTTGTAAGCCAGTTTTTCTTTCACTCCGGGAGTATCCTATCGGTCGCCTTTATTAAAGAGTATCCATTATCTGTTGGGGTGTTAATGGTATTTACCTGCCCGCTGGGCGCGCTGCTTACTTTTATTATTCCGCGGATGACCAGGAATTCAACCGTAATTGCTGTTAAGCAGCGGGTATCAGCTGCCCTGGGCATGGTTGTTATTTTGGTATTTCTTGGCGCATCTGCCGCTAAAAACGCCTACTCACCCTTTGAGTTATCGGCCATGTTGCTGCCATTCTTATTCCCTTTGTTATTGGGTGTTTGGATTTGCAGGCTGGATTTGGAAGATGAAAGCTATGAAGACGAGGAGGAAGAAGAACCAGCATCCTGAACAGGTCGCAATTTAAAACCTCACCAAAAAAGTGTGAAGCACAGCAAAGGGCCACTGGTAAAAGCCGTTACGCCTGTTTTGCTTTCTGCTTTAGGCCTTCGGCTTTTAGCTTATATCTATTTTACAAAACAGTGTGGTTACAATCAATGTTACTTACCATATTTGTACCAAATAAAAACATATGCCGCATCTATTCTCACCGCTTAAAATAAAGAACATCGAACTTAAAAACCGAATCGTGGTATCGCCCATGTGCGAGTATTCCAGCGAAGACGGTTTCGCTAACGACTGGCACCTGGTGCACCTGGGCAGCATGGCCGTTGGCGGTGCTGCTTTAATTATCACCGAAGCCACCGCCGTATCGCCCGAAGGCCGCATTTCATCTGCCGACCTTGGCCTTTATAAAGATGAACATATTATCAAATTAAAACAGATTACCGACTTTTTGCATGCCCGTGGTGCGTATGCGGGCACACAGCTGGCGCATGCCGGCCGCAAGGCCAGCCACTTGCAGCCGTGGCTGGGCGGCAAGCAAGTACCATCAAATGAGCTTAACGGATGGAAATCATACGCCCCAAGCCCAATCGCTTTTATCGACAGTGAAGAGGCACCTTTAGAGCTTGATAAAGCTGGCATTGAAAAAATTAAAGCTGATTTTAAAGCCGCCGCTGCCAGGGCTTTGGCCGCAGGTTTTGACGTAATTGAACTGCATGGCGCGCACGGGTATTTATTGCACGAGTTTTTATCGCCGGCAAGCAATAAACGTACAGATGAATACGGAGGCCCGTTCGAGAACCGGATCCGTTTTTTACTGGAAGTAATTGAAAGTGTACAGGAAGCCTGGCCTGCCGAAAACCCGCTGTTTGTACGTATATCGGCAACCGAATGGACGGAAGGTGCCTGGACGGCTGATGACTCGGTAGCGCTTGCCAAAATATTAAAAGATAAAGGTATCGATCTTATTGACTGCTCGACCGGCGGCAACATCGCTGGTGTTAAAATAGCGTTAAAACCAGGTTACCAGGTTGAATTTGCAGAGAAAGTTAAAAAAGAAAGCGGTATACTTACCGGAGCAGTAGGCTTAATAACCAAACCGCACCAGGCTGATGAAATTATACAGGAAGGCGAAGCCGATGTTGTATTTATAGCCCGCGAAATGCTGCGCGATCCGCATTTTGCACTACGCGCCGCCCATGAGCTGGGACACGAAGTAGAATGGCCGGAGCAGTACGTTCGGGCGAAATGGTAGGGCGGCGCGTAGCGCGCTGCGCGTTCATGGTTGATGGTTCATAGTTCATGGCCGATGGTTGATAGCTTATCACTATGCGGAAATTATGAATCTTTATATTAACCCGAAAAACCATGAACCATGATCTATGAACCATGAACTAAAAGCATGAACCATGAACTAATAAAACCACAAACAATAAAAAACACAAACTATGAAACGTACAGCAAACGCCCATTGGAATGGCACTTTACAGGCCGGCAGCGGAGAAATCACTACGCAAAGCACCGTGCTTAACAAAACCCAATACTCTTTT
The genomic region above belongs to Mucilaginibacter sp. KACC 22773 and contains:
- a CDS encoding cation:proton antiporter domain-containing protein: MTTYTTLIILSGLVIFSYLFDLIAGKTKIPSVILLLMLGIAIHFTVDYFGVKMINFKVILPTLGTLGLILIVFEGALELRYNSDKNAIIKKAFFSAFTILLVSAFAITFIIRYLTGQSFYLCFVNAIPYCVVSSAVAIPSASNLGKNKKEFIIYESSFSDILTVVLFNFIVRNQQIDVVSFIKLGAELTGIIIAAIISCLLLLYLIGRLTHHIKSFLIIALLILVYSVGQSFHLSALIIVLALGLFLNNANQISFPWFRKLFIYPTFQHDIKQLFQLSAESAFLMRTFFFIVFGYTMDIYELQDITLLATGGAILVSIYLVRFLYIKFVSKTDLMPELVIVPRGLISVLLYYNLPDNLKIPQVGTGLLFIVVLGTSLILSLGLFATRRNLNQNLQD
- a CDS encoding NADH:flavin oxidoreductase/NADH oxidase codes for the protein MPHLFSPLKIKNIELKNRIVVSPMCEYSSEDGFANDWHLVHLGSMAVGGAALIITEATAVSPEGRISSADLGLYKDEHIIKLKQITDFLHARGAYAGTQLAHAGRKASHLQPWLGGKQVPSNELNGWKSYAPSPIAFIDSEEAPLELDKAGIEKIKADFKAAAARALAAGFDVIELHGAHGYLLHEFLSPASNKRTDEYGGPFENRIRFLLEVIESVQEAWPAENPLFVRISATEWTEGAWTADDSVALAKILKDKGIDLIDCSTGGNIAGVKIALKPGYQVEFAEKVKKESGILTGAVGLITKPHQADEIIQEGEADVVFIAREMLRDPHFALRAAHELGHEVEWPEQYVRAKW
- a CDS encoding bifunctional helix-turn-helix domain-containing protein/methylated-DNA--[protein]-cysteine S-methyltransferase, which produces MNTQENINYHRISEAINYIKLNFKTQPNLDEVAEKVNLSPFHFQRLFTDWVGISPKKFLQYLSLEYAKGILKDKQATLFDTAYETGLSGTGRLHDLFINIEGMTPAEYKNGGRELSINYSFAESPFGNIIVASTPKGICYMAFADDHADALDQLKQHFSNATYTQVVDMMQQDVLHIFKKDWSQLPAIKLHLKGSSFQLKVWDALLKIPMGGLCSYGDVSQKIQLPNASRAVGSAIGANPVAFLIPCHRVIRSTGESGQYHWGATRKSAIIGWEAAMVNQPVSI